One genomic segment of Aythya fuligula isolate bAytFul2 chromosome 5, bAytFul2.pri, whole genome shotgun sequence includes these proteins:
- the ABHD12B gene encoding protein ABHD12B, which yields MRRRGGGAEAPGSGDSDGDSGGGARPRPQPSRGWLGRCPRLRTLLLELLLVYVSVPFLIRLFPVILTKFIFLNFLAFPFFTDLRQPALLLNNTVSLRLATEPGVSVGIWHTVPGSRGAEARGQEQGWYEEALGDAHPVIIYLHGNGGTRAASHRVQFMKLMGAADFHIVALDYRGYGDSSGYPTESGFTTDVLALYDWVKARSGNSSIIFWGHSLGTGIATNAARKLQEERGVQVDAIVLESPYNSIREAAAHVPITTIYRQFPGFEYLILDSIALANMFFRNDENVKVLACPLLILHAEDDAVLPVQLGRKLFETARGAYKDKSKVKFITFPKELGLGHDYISSNPELPALVKDFLNMK from the exons AtgcggcggcgcggcggcggcgcggaggCTCCGGGGAGCGGCGACAGCGACGGGGACAGCGGCGgaggggcccggccccggccccagccctcCCG gggctggctgggccGGTGCCCCCGGCTGCgcaccctgctgctggagctgctcctcgTCTACGTCTCCGTGCCCTTCCTCATCCGCCTCTTCCCCGTCATCCTCACCAAATTCATCTTCCTCAACTTCC TGGCTTTCCCCTTCTTCACGGACCTGCGGCAGCCGGCGCTGCTGCTGAACAACACGGTCAGCCTGCGCCTCGCCACCGAGCCCGGCGTCTCCGTCGGCATCtg GCACACGGTGccgggcagcagaggggccgaggcgcggggccaggagcagggctggtaCGAGGAGGCGCTGGGCGATGCTCACCCCGTCATCATCTACCTGCACGGCAACGGGGGCACCAG GGCTGCGAGCCACCGGGTCCAGTTCATGAAG CTGATGGGGGCTGCTGACTTCCACATCGTGGCTCTGGACTACCGAG GTTATGGGGACTCCAGCGGGTACCCCACGGAGAGCGGCTTCACCACCGACGTCCTGGCGCTCTACGACTGGGTCAAGGCGCGGAGTGGGAACAGCAGCATCATCTTCTGGGGACACTCCTTGGGGACCGG GATCGCGACGAACGCGGCCAgaaagctgcaggaggagcgag GGGTCCAGGTTGATGCCATCGTGCTGGAGTCACCCTACAACAGCATCCGCGAGGCGGCCGCCCACGTCCCCATCACCACG ATTTACCGGCAGTTCCCGGGTTTCGAGTACCTCATCTTGGACTCCATAGCTCTGGCCAACATGTTCTTCCGCAACGATGAGAA CGTGAAGGTGCTGGCCTGCCCGCTCCTCATCCTGCACGCCGAGGACGACGCCGTGCTGCCCGTGCAGCTGGGACGCAAG CTCTTCGAGACGGCACGCGGCGCCTACAAGGACAAGAGCAAGGTGAAGTTCATCACTTTTCCCAAAGAGCTGGGCCTGGGCCACGACTACATCTCCTCCAACCCCGAGCTGCCCGCCCTGGTCAA